Proteins encoded by one window of Clostridium cagae:
- a CDS encoding fructose-1,6-bisphosphatase: MEVKMNKNEQEDSKKLKYFRLLAKQYPNIALASTEIINLEAILNLPKGTEHFLSDIHGEYEPFVHVLRNGSGVVKRKIEDLFCKSLLESDIKSLATLIYYPEQKLDIVLKEERNIDDWYKITLNRLIEICRFCSSKYTRSKVRKALPADFAYIIEELLHEQFNGIDKEEYYDRIITTIIDIGRAKEFIIALSKLIQRMIIDRLHIIGDIYDRGPRPDIIIDTLMEYHSVDIQWGNHDMLWMGAAAGVRTCVANVLRISTRYANLDLVEEIYGINLLPLATFALKYYRDDPCESFIPKVKEDDPAASQEVDLVSKMHKAITILQFKLEKEIIDRRPEFELEGRLLLDKIDYEKGTIILNGIEYKLNDNNFPTIDPKNPYKLTDEESVLIDKLVYSFVNSDKLQKHVRFLFSKGNMYLKFNSNLLFHGCIPLDDEGNLKSMCIQGEEYESKRLLEKFDSLSREGYFEKVGSEEKTYGMDIMWYLWTGPVSPLFGKKQMATFERYFIDDEIAHIEQKTGYYKLRDREEMCDMILREFGLDPSESRIINGHVPVKKKNGESPIKANGKMIVIDGGFSKAYQKQTGIAGYTLIYNSYGLQLVSHEHFSSTEESIMKEKDILSTTLVVEQKLKRKTVEDTDIGKDLQVQIKDLKELLLIYRKGIIKEIR; this comes from the coding sequence ATGGAGGTTAAAATGAATAAGAATGAGCAGGAAGATAGTAAAAAACTAAAGTATTTTAGATTGTTAGCTAAACAATATCCTAACATTGCTTTAGCATCTACAGAAATTATAAATTTAGAAGCAATTCTTAATTTACCCAAAGGTACGGAACATTTTTTAAGTGACATACATGGTGAATATGAGCCTTTTGTACATGTATTAAGAAATGGATCTGGAGTTGTAAAAAGAAAGATAGAAGATCTTTTTTGCAAATCTTTATTAGAAAGTGATATAAAGAGTTTAGCAACTTTAATATATTATCCAGAACAAAAATTGGATATAGTTTTAAAAGAAGAACGTAATATAGATGATTGGTATAAAATAACGTTAAATAGACTTATAGAAATATGTAGATTTTGTTCATCCAAATATACAAGATCTAAAGTAAGAAAGGCTTTACCAGCTGATTTTGCTTATATAATAGAAGAACTATTACATGAACAGTTTAATGGAATAGATAAAGAAGAGTATTACGATAGAATAATAACTACAATTATAGATATAGGAAGAGCAAAAGAATTTATAATTGCTTTATCAAAGCTTATTCAAAGGATGATTATAGATAGACTTCACATAATAGGAGATATATATGATAGAGGACCAAGGCCAGATATTATAATAGATACCCTTATGGAATATCATTCGGTAGATATTCAATGGGGGAATCATGATATGCTTTGGATGGGAGCAGCTGCAGGAGTAAGAACTTGTGTTGCTAATGTTTTAAGAATATCTACAAGGTATGCAAATTTAGATTTGGTTGAAGAAATTTACGGAATAAATCTTTTACCTTTAGCAACCTTTGCATTAAAGTATTATAGAGATGATCCATGTGAATCATTTATTCCAAAAGTAAAGGAAGATGATCCCGCTGCAAGTCAAGAAGTAGATTTAGTATCTAAAATGCATAAAGCTATAACAATATTACAGTTTAAATTAGAAAAAGAAATAATAGATAGAAGGCCAGAATTTGAATTAGAAGGAAGACTGTTATTAGATAAAATAGATTATGAAAAAGGGACTATAATATTAAATGGAATTGAATATAAATTAAATGATAATAATTTTCCAACGATAGATCCTAAAAATCCATATAAACTTACAGATGAGGAATCAGTCCTTATAGATAAACTTGTCTATTCTTTTGTAAATAGTGATAAATTACAAAAGCATGTTAGATTTTTATTTTCTAAAGGAAATATGTATTTAAAGTTTAATTCTAATTTATTATTTCACGGATGTATACCTTTAGATGATGAAGGAAATTTAAAAAGTATGTGTATACAAGGAGAAGAATATGAAAGTAAAAGATTATTAGAAAAATTTGATTCGTTATCTAGAGAGGGTTACTTTGAAAAAGTTGGTAGTGAAGAAAAGACTTATGGAATGGATATAATGTGGTATTTATGGACAGGCCCAGTATCACCGTTATTTGGTAAAAAACAAATGGCTACATTTGAAAGATATTTTATAGATGACGAAATAGCTCATATAGAACAGAAGACAGGATATTATAAATTAAGAGATCGAGAAGAAATGTGTGATATGATTCTTAGAGAATTTGGATTAGATCCAAGTGAATCTAGAATTATAAATGGACATGTACCAGTAAAAAAGAAAAATGGAGAAAGTCCAATAAAGGCTAATGGTAAAATGATAGTTATTGATGGTGGTTTTTCTAAGGCATATCAAAAACAAACTGGCATAGCAGGATATACATTGATATACAATTCTTATGGATTACAATTAGTTTCCCATGAACACTTTTCATCTACAGAAGAGTCCATAATGAAAGAAAAAGATATTTTATCTACAACTCTTGTAGTAGAGCAAAAACTCAAACGAAAAACAGTAGAAGACACAGATATAGGTAAAGATTTACAAGTTCAAATTAAAGATTTAAAGGAATTATTATTAATATATAGAAAAGGAATAATAAAAGAAATAAGATAA
- a CDS encoding NAD(P)/FAD-dependent oxidoreductase, translating into MQERYDIAIIGSGPAGLSAALNAKIRNKKFIIFGSSNLSSKLERAPKINNYLGFYGISGEDLKEKFLNHINAMEIDIKNERINNIYAMGEYFTLMGNEQIYESNTVIIATGVEYTKALDGEEKFLGKGVGYCATCDAPLYKDKIVSIISYNKDGEKDANYVSELAKTVYYIPMYRGEYDINDKITIIEDKPVKIIGEEKVEKLILKENDLITEGVFLLKNSISPKELVPGLKIINGHVEVKRNMETNIKGCFAAGDCTGKPYQYIKAAGEGNIAVLSSVAYLDSK; encoded by the coding sequence ATGCAAGAACGATATGATATCGCAATAATAGGAAGTGGACCGGCAGGTCTTTCAGCAGCACTAAATGCCAAAATAAGAAATAAAAAATTTATTATTTTTGGATCTAGTAATTTAAGCTCAAAGTTAGAAAGAGCCCCTAAAATTAATAATTATTTAGGCTTTTATGGTATAAGTGGTGAAGATTTAAAAGAAAAATTTTTAAATCATATAAATGCTATGGAAATAGATATAAAAAATGAACGAATAAATAACATTTATGCTATGGGAGAATATTTTACTTTAATGGGGAATGAGCAAATATATGAATCTAATACTGTAATAATAGCAACAGGAGTAGAATATACTAAGGCATTAGATGGAGAAGAAAAATTTTTAGGAAAAGGTGTAGGATATTGTGCTACATGTGATGCACCATTATATAAAGATAAAATAGTATCTATAATATCATATAATAAGGATGGAGAAAAAGATGCTAACTATGTTAGTGAGTTAGCAAAAACAGTTTATTATATACCTATGTATAGAGGAGAATATGATATAAATGATAAAATTACTATAATAGAAGATAAGCCAGTAAAAATTATAGGAGAGGAAAAGGTAGAAAAATTAATATTAAAAGAAAATGATTTAATAACTGAGGGAGTTTTTTTGCTTAAAAACTCTATATCTCCTAAAGAATTAGTACCTGGTTTAAAAATAATAAATGGTCATGTTGAGGTTAAAAGAAATATGGAAACTAATATAAAAGGATGTTTTGCAGCAGGAGATTGTACTGGAAAGCCATATCAATATATTAAAGCAGCTGGAGAAGGGAATATTGCAGTGTTAAGTTCTGTTGCATATTTAGATTCAAAATAA
- the trxA gene encoding thioredoxin, translating to MIKHINDSNFENEVLNCNELVLVDFWATWCGPCRMLSPVLEELDGEFKNVKFTKIDIDENPLSSRFNEIRSIPTIKLFKNGKPIETSIGFLPKEALSDLIKDNL from the coding sequence ATGATAAAGCACATTAACGATTCGAATTTTGAAAATGAAGTTTTAAATTGTAATGAATTAGTTTTGGTGGATTTTTGGGCAACTTGGTGTGGACCTTGTAGAATGTTATCTCCAGTATTGGAAGAATTAGACGGCGAATTTAAAAATGTTAAATTTACTAAAATAGATATTGATGAAAATCCATTATCATCTAGATTTAATGAAATTAGAAGTATTCCAACTATAAAACTATTTAAAAATGGCAAACCAATAGAAACATCAATAGGATTTTTACCTAAAGAAGCTTTATCAGACTTAATTAAAGATAATTTATAA
- a CDS encoding ABC transporter ATP-binding protein gives MLKKFISFYKPYKKLFFMDLIAAFIAALCDLVYPMMTRTLVNDSIPNKNIRLIVVFAVTLLSIFLIKALCGYFMQYWGHVVGVRMQGDMRRDVFNHLQKLPNKYFDNNKTGDIMSRIINDLMEISELAHHGPEDIFISIVMLTGSFIILCTINIPLTLLIFAFIPFIVLFTMYQRKKMNKAFLDTKVKTGAINASLENSISGISISKAFVSHETEQEKFEKGNKKFILAREKAYKVMAEYFSGAGFGIDILNYVGLIGGGLFTFKGIIDIGDFMAYMLYIRLFTDPIKKLINFMEQFQNGITGFQRYMEIMNEDQEKNKKNAIELRDVKGNIEFKNVGFSYEGEKVLDDFSIDIESGKMLALVGHSGGGKTTICNLIPRFYDVMDGDIRIDGKSIYDVTLDSLRENIGIVQQEVFLFTGTIRDNILYGKTNASEEEIIKASKMANIHEFIESLPEGYDTYIGERGVKLSGGQKQRISIARVFLKNPSILILDEATSALDNTTEHIIQESLKKLCEGRTTIVVAHRLSTIQNADEIVVIGNKGIIEKGSHNDLMKLNGEYNKLQKITSI, from the coding sequence ATGTTAAAAAAGTTTATTAGTTTTTATAAACCATATAAGAAATTATTTTTTATGGATTTGATAGCTGCGTTTATAGCAGCATTATGTGATTTAGTTTATCCAATGATGACAAGAACTCTAGTTAATGATTCTATTCCTAATAAAAATATAAGGTTAATAGTAGTTTTTGCAGTAACATTATTAAGTATATTTTTAATTAAAGCATTATGCGGTTATTTCATGCAATATTGGGGACATGTTGTTGGAGTAAGGATGCAGGGTGATATGAGAAGAGATGTATTTAATCATCTTCAAAAATTACCTAATAAATATTTTGATAATAATAAGACCGGTGATATTATGTCAAGAATAATAAATGACTTGATGGAAATTTCAGAACTTGCCCATCATGGACCAGAAGATATATTTATATCAATAGTAATGCTTACAGGTTCATTTATTATATTATGTACAATTAATATTCCACTTACATTATTGATTTTTGCATTTATACCTTTTATTGTTTTATTTACTATGTATCAAAGAAAGAAAATGAATAAAGCGTTTCTAGATACAAAAGTAAAAACAGGTGCAATAAATGCAAGTCTTGAAAATAGTATTTCAGGAATAAGTATTTCTAAAGCTTTTGTTAGTCATGAAACAGAACAAGAGAAGTTTGAAAAAGGAAATAAGAAGTTTATACTTGCAAGGGAAAAAGCATATAAAGTAATGGCTGAATATTTTTCAGGAGCAGGTTTTGGAATAGATATATTAAATTATGTAGGGTTAATAGGGGGAGGTCTATTTACTTTTAAGGGGATAATAGATATTGGTGATTTTATGGCATATATGCTGTACATAAGATTATTTACAGATCCTATTAAGAAGTTAATTAATTTTATGGAGCAATTCCAAAATGGTATAACGGGATTCCAAAGATATATGGAAATTATGAATGAAGATCAAGAAAAGAATAAAAAGAATGCCATTGAATTACGTGATGTAAAAGGAAATATAGAATTTAAGAATGTTGGCTTTAGCTATGAGGGAGAAAAAGTATTAGATGATTTTTCTATTGATATAGAAAGTGGAAAAATGTTAGCTTTAGTTGGACACTCTGGTGGAGGAAAAACAACAATTTGTAATTTGATTCCTAGATTCTATGATGTTATGGATGGCGATATACGAATAGATGGAAAAAGCATATATGATGTAACTTTAGATTCATTAAGAGAAAATATAGGTATAGTACAGCAAGAAGTATTTTTATTTACTGGAACTATAAGAGATAATATATTGTATGGCAAAACTAACGCAAGTGAAGAGGAAATTATAAAAGCTTCTAAAATGGCTAATATTCATGAATTTATTGAAAGCTTACCAGAAGGATACGATACTTATATTGGAGAAAGAGGCGTAAAATTATCAGGTGGTCAAAAGCAACGTATCTCTATTGCTAGAGTATTTTTAAAGAATCCATCTATTTTGATACTTGATGAAGCAACATCTGCATTAGATAATACAACAGAGCATATAATACAAGAATCACTTAAGAAATTATGTGAGGGAAGGACAACTATAGTTGTAGCACATAGATTATCAACAATTCAAAATGCAGATGAAATAGTTGTTATTGGAAATAAAGGGATAATAGAAAAGGGAAGTCATAATGATTTAATGAAGTTGAACGGTGAGTATAATAAATTACAGAAAATAACCTCAATTTAA
- a CDS encoding ABC transporter ATP-binding protein, with amino-acid sequence MRIEIKNLSKAYNNEIVFERFNLTLENRKVNCIVGKSGCGKSTLLNMLAGILKFDGGEILGISKNEVSYIFQEDRLVEWLTVEENLTFALKKYYDKLKLKEKIKSMLSSLGLEDVKNKYPEELSGGMKQRVNIARAFGKPSKIILMDEPFKSLDYTLKYKIIDEFRNIMLNENRTVVLVTHDVDEAIYFNGNITVLGERPVKIKGIFNENLQDFKSDIINLIK; translated from the coding sequence ATGAGAATAGAAATTAAAAATCTAAGTAAAGCTTATAATAATGAAATAGTTTTTGAAAGATTTAATTTAACTTTAGAAAATAGGAAAGTAAATTGTATAGTTGGAAAATCAGGTTGTGGAAAAAGTACTTTGCTTAATATGTTAGCTGGAATTCTTAAATTTGACGGTGGAGAAATTTTAGGAATATCAAAAAATGAAGTTAGTTACATATTTCAAGAAGATAGGTTAGTAGAATGGCTTACTGTTGAAGAAAATTTAACTTTTGCATTAAAAAAATATTATGATAAGTTAAAATTAAAAGAAAAAATAAAATCTATGTTATCTTCACTAGGACTTGAAGATGTAAAAAATAAATATCCAGAAGAATTAAGTGGAGGAATGAAACAGAGAGTTAATATAGCAAGAGCTTTTGGAAAACCCTCTAAAATTATTTTGATGGATGAGCCATTTAAGTCTTTAGATTATACGCTAAAGTATAAAATAATTGATGAATTTAGAAATATTATGCTAAATGAGAATAGAACAGTAGTATTAGTTACTCATGATGTTGATGAAGCTATATATTTTAATGGTAATATAACAGTTTTAGGAGAAAGACCTGTTAAGATTAAAGGCATTTTTAATGAAAATTTACAAGATTTTAAGAGTGATATTATTAATTTAATTAAGTAA
- a CDS encoding ABC transporter permease, whose protein sequence is MKEYTWKSRVCILASCLFFLIVWQVLAVVINNDIYLPNIQQVITEMIKIISRKDFNLILISSVYRSVLCYILAIVLAIVLGVLTFMYPFFKFLLAPINSFAKTIPTMVLVVLVLVWFNKDNAPFIVGFAITFPILYEGIVGSLNNIDEKLIDMMNIYEISLIDKIKKIYGPVIKFHLASIFVSTFSLAFKVVIAGEVHGQPKYGIGSAIQLEKVNFNTSGIFAWIVIIVILSLAFEFINNLFKARIYRWKKNENRN, encoded by the coding sequence ATGAAGGAATATACATGGAAAAGTAGAGTATGTATTCTAGCATCATGTTTATTCTTTTTAATAGTATGGCAGGTTCTTGCAGTTGTTATAAATAATGATATATATTTACCGAATATTCAACAAGTAATAACTGAAATGATTAAAATTATAAGCAGAAAGGATTTTAATTTAATACTAATAAGTAGTGTATATAGATCTGTGCTATGCTATATTTTAGCAATAGTTTTAGCAATAGTTTTAGGGGTACTTACATTTATGTATCCCTTTTTTAAATTTTTATTAGCTCCAATAAATTCTTTTGCTAAAACCATACCAACAATGGTATTAGTGGTGTTAGTATTGGTGTGGTTCAATAAAGATAACGCCCCATTTATAGTAGGATTTGCTATAACATTTCCAATATTATATGAAGGAATAGTAGGAAGTCTTAATAATATAGATGAAAAATTAATAGATATGATGAACATATATGAAATATCTCTTATAGATAAAATAAAAAAAATATACGGTCCAGTTATAAAGTTTCACTTAGCAAGTATATTTGTATCAACATTCTCTTTAGCATTTAAAGTGGTTATTGCAGGAGAAGTACATGGACAACCTAAATATGGAATTGGATCTGCAATACAGCTTGAAAAAGTGAATTTCAACACTAGTGGGATATTTGCATGGATAGTAATTATTGTAATATTATCACTAGCTTTTGAATTTATAAATAATTTATTTAAAGCTAGAATATATAGGTGGAAGAAAAATGAGAATAGAAATTAA
- a CDS encoding ABC transporter substrate-binding protein, producing the protein MKKLSIFLIPVISIFMIIGCGVNKAVTIDEVKEINFVVPDGLPAISIAKMIKEKPEFQKGYNVNYNIEKVPDNVATSIMKSEADIAIVPSNIPAISYNKNGDYKIAGTVGWGSFYIVSTDNSQSIDDLKGKEIYNIGKGLTPDIITKAILKNNNIDPDKDVNLSYVGGVTEIAPVILSGKANYAVLPEPALSTVLSKKDNLNILLDLNEEWKKENDSEYGYPQATIIIKKDLIKNNNKLVEKILREIENSTIWAYKDKEALGDYCEEIGVSANKNIIVSAMERANIKYVDIKDSASEYNTYFKKLYEFDNITVGGNIPDEGIYMEK; encoded by the coding sequence ATGAAGAAATTATCAATATTTTTAATACCTGTTATATCAATTTTTATGATTATAGGATGTGGAGTAAATAAAGCTGTAACTATAGACGAAGTTAAGGAAATTAATTTTGTAGTTCCAGACGGACTTCCAGCAATATCTATAGCTAAAATGATAAAAGAAAAACCAGAATTTCAAAAAGGATACAATGTTAATTATAACATTGAAAAAGTACCAGATAATGTTGCTACATCTATAATGAAGAGTGAAGCTGATATAGCTATAGTACCATCAAATATACCAGCTATATCTTATAATAAAAATGGTGATTACAAGATAGCAGGAACAGTAGGTTGGGGATCTTTTTATATAGTTTCTACTGATAATTCTCAAAGTATAGATGACTTAAAAGGTAAGGAAATTTATAATATTGGAAAGGGATTAACTCCAGATATTATAACAAAAGCTATTTTAAAAAATAACAATATAGATCCAGATAAAGATGTGAACCTTAGCTATGTTGGAGGAGTTACAGAAATAGCACCAGTAATTTTATCTGGAAAAGCTAATTATGCAGTATTACCAGAACCAGCATTATCTACTGTATTAAGCAAAAAAGATAACCTAAATATACTTTTAGATTTAAATGAAGAATGGAAAAAAGAAAATGATTCAGAATATGGTTATCCTCAAGCGACTATAATAATAAAAAAAGATTTAATAAAAAATAATAATAAGCTAGTTGAAAAGATTTTAAGAGAAATAGAAAATAGCACAATATGGGCATATAAAGACAAAGAAGCTTTAGGTGATTATTGTGAGGAAATAGGCGTATCAGCCAATAAAAATATAATAGTATCAGCTATGGAAAGAGCTAATATAAAATACGTTGATATAAAAGATTCTGCTAGTGAATATAATACTTATTTTAAAAAATTATATGAATTTGACAACATAACAGTAGGAGGAAATATACCAGATGAAGGAATATACATGGAAAAGTAG
- a CDS encoding YaaR family protein yields MEIGRVRSGNVSTERKIVSEKKDFSQSFNHARDRKSEEQLRKLMDDIKKRGNKLVLTKTYVDVVMYKKMIKEYLESILKFMYDTKKDISFWQTQYFVTVDTVDEKLEELTNMLLSEEKENLNLAATIDEIQGLIVDIYR; encoded by the coding sequence GTGGAAATTGGAAGAGTACGAAGCGGAAATGTATCAACTGAAAGAAAAATTGTATCAGAAAAAAAAGATTTTTCTCAAAGCTTTAATCATGCTAGGGATAGAAAGTCAGAAGAACAACTTCGTAAGTTGATGGATGACATAAAAAAAAGAGGAAATAAGCTTGTATTAACTAAAACATATGTTGACGTTGTTATGTATAAAAAGATGATAAAAGAATATCTAGAATCAATATTAAAGTTTATGTATGATACAAAGAAAGATATTAGTTTTTGGCAAACTCAATATTTTGTTACTGTAGATACTGTAGATGAAAAATTAGAAGAGCTGACTAATATGTTGTTATCTGAAGAAAAGGAAAATTTGAATTTAGCAGCAACTATAGATGAAATTCAAGGTTTAATAGTGGATATATATAGATAA
- the asnB gene encoding asparagine synthase (glutamine-hydrolyzing) yields MCGIAGLVNFKEDISKYKNILEDMVKTLKKRGPDSQGYYVDKNVLLGHRRLIVVDPDGGKQPMIKIFEGNKYVLIYNGELYNTEELRKELKNEGFYFDSYSDTEVLITSYIRWGKNCINKLNGIFAFAIFDEKNNEVFLARDQMGVKPLFYTVYNETLIFRSEIKTILANPNIKREINEDGLTELFALGPAVTPGKAIFKDIKEIAPANCLLISKTGDVKTWEYWSAEAKEFKETSAEAIEHTRYLLVDAIKRQLVGDVPICTFLSGGLDSSAISAIAAQEYSKKGKTLTTYSIDYEDNSKYFKSSLFQPTTDEYWAEIMAKEIGSDHKKITLNHEDLANALKDAVIARDLPGMADIDSSLLLFCKEIRKDFVVGLSGECADEIFAGYPWFTNKEMFYMDTFPWSRFINDRKSIINNKLKNIRIEDRVRYEYEKSLSKVPHLENESKRDYRMREVSYLNLKWFMVNLLNRKDRVSMYNGLEVRVPFADIRLVNYAFNLPAEIKLYKGREKGLLRAALEGILPNEIIYRKKSPYPKTHNPIYTDIVCNMMNDILKKKSSPIHEIIDEDTVRKIVDTRGESYKSPWYGQLMTGPQLIAYLIQVNTWLEEYNINILI; encoded by the coding sequence ATGTGTGGTATTGCTGGATTAGTAAATTTTAAAGAAGACATATCAAAATATAAAAATATATTAGAGGATATGGTAAAAACATTAAAAAAAAGAGGCCCAGATAGTCAAGGATATTATGTTGATAAAAATGTTCTGTTAGGTCATAGAAGATTAATAGTTGTAGATCCGGATGGTGGTAAACAGCCGATGATTAAGATATTTGAAGGCAATAAATATGTTTTAATTTATAATGGCGAGTTATATAATACGGAAGAATTAAGAAAAGAATTAAAGAACGAAGGATTTTATTTTGATTCATATTCAGATACAGAAGTATTAATTACATCATATATACGTTGGGGGAAAAATTGTATTAATAAATTAAATGGAATATTTGCTTTTGCTATTTTTGATGAAAAAAATAATGAAGTTTTTTTAGCTAGAGACCAAATGGGAGTAAAACCATTATTTTATACAGTATATAATGAAACTTTAATATTTAGATCAGAAATAAAAACAATTTTAGCAAATCCAAATATAAAAAGAGAAATAAATGAAGATGGATTAACAGAATTATTTGCATTAGGACCAGCTGTAACGCCAGGAAAAGCTATATTTAAGGATATAAAAGAGATAGCACCTGCTAATTGCTTATTGATTTCGAAAACTGGAGATGTAAAAACATGGGAATATTGGAGCGCTGAGGCAAAAGAGTTTAAAGAAACATCAGCTGAAGCTATAGAGCATACTAGATATTTGTTAGTGGATGCAATAAAAAGGCAATTGGTAGGGGATGTACCAATATGCACATTTCTTTCTGGAGGGCTAGATTCTTCTGCAATTTCTGCAATAGCAGCACAAGAATATAGTAAGAAAGGAAAAACATTAACTACGTATTCTATAGATTATGAAGATAATTCAAAATATTTTAAGTCATCTTTATTTCAACCGACTACTGATGAATATTGGGCAGAGATTATGGCAAAAGAGATAGGAAGCGATCATAAAAAAATTACATTAAACCATGAAGATTTAGCAAATGCTTTAAAAGATGCAGTTATAGCTAGAGATTTACCAGGAATGGCAGATATAGATTCATCATTATTATTGTTTTGTAAAGAAATTCGTAAAGATTTTGTGGTGGGTCTTTCAGGGGAATGTGCAGATGAAATATTTGCAGGGTATCCATGGTTTACAAACAAAGAGATGTTTTATATGGATACTTTCCCATGGTCAAGATTTATTAATGATAGAAAATCTATAATTAATAATAAGTTAAAAAATATAAGAATAGAAGATAGAGTAAGATATGAATATGAAAAATCATTAAGCAAGGTTCCACATTTAGAGAATGAAAGTAAAAGAGACTATAGGATGAGAGAAGTATCATATTTAAATTTAAAATGGTTTATGGTTAATCTACTAAACAGAAAAGATAGAGTAAGTATGTATAATGGTTTAGAAGTTAGAGTTCCTTTTGCAGATATTAGATTAGTAAATTATGCATTTAATTTACCAGCAGAGATCAAATTGTATAAAGGAAGAGAAAAAGGATTATTAAGAGCAGCTTTAGAAGGTATTCTTCCAAATGAAATTATTTATAGAAAAAAGAGTCCATATCCTAAAACTCATAATCCTATATATACAGATATAGTTTGTAATATGATGAATGATATATTGAAGAAAAAATCATCACCTATTCATGAAATTATTGATGAAGATACAGTAAGAAAAATTGTTGATACAAGAGGGGAATCGTATAAATCACCTTGGTATGGTCAATTGATGACAGGTCCTCAGTTAATAGCGTATTTGATTCAGGTAAATACTTGGTTAGAAGAATATAATATAAATATATTAATTTAA